The genomic region CGTTTCTGTTCGTCGACGGACCGAAGAATCGACGGCAGCTTTCCGCTTTAGCTACCGCTTCGACTTTCGGAGAAATTTCCATTTCGCGCGGATaccgacgcgcgcgcgcgcgcgcgcgaaacgcCGAGGGGGAAGAATCTCGACGCGAGACTCTCGATTTCAAGATCACGATCGTTTCGCCTTGTACCGAAAGCGGCCTCGTTTCGAGGTTTACCTTTCTCCGCTGTAGCTACAGCTGTAGTCGCGACGCATCGGCGCGTCTCGGTTACTTTTACTCGAGCGTGGCTCGTCTCGCGTTTCCTTTCGTCGCCGGGCTTCGCCGTCTTTCTCCTGGAAACGCGGCCGATCGAAAGCACGCGACCGACGAGCGACCGGTGGAAACGAATCGTGCTTTTATCGAACAAAATTTCCAAATTCGAATCCTGTCCGTTGGCATCGTCGAATATTTCGAAGCCCTCGAAAATCGGCGATTCAGCGTTTAAGTAGGTTTCGACGCCTCGGCCGCTTCCCACCGCCGTGCACCGATCGTCCGAACGCGCCGGGAGTAAACAAAAGTACGAAACTCCGAAAGCAGCCGATATCGCGTCATCGAAATCGCGCGTCGATACTACTCTCGTCGTCGGCAAGTCGCAACATCGACCAGATCCACGAACGAATTCGACGAAGGAGCTCCGAGTCGTCGACGCGTTATTTATCGGCGGTtatcgaaattcatttttacatCGACTCGTCGGCGCGGACGCTTTCGGGTTTTCCGGCGAGATCGACGAACCGGTCGACGCAACTTTCTACCATGCAGTAACACTCGTGTTTAATCGCTTTTTTTTCAGGGACACGCAAAAGAAACCGTTACGCTTAGACGTTCGAAGATTCGAATCGCTTCATTATTCCAGGTTTAACAAGTCGCACCCTACGAAAATCATAATTCACGGTTTCGGCGGAGGAAGAAACCTAATACCTAGTCCAGATCTTCGGAAAGGTAACTTTCAACGAACAATTTCTTAGGGTTCGCAGAACCCGCGAACAAATTTTTGTTACACCCTCGACTCTCTCGTCGAACCATCCGGGAATGTCCGATCGAATCGTTGGTTCGACCTCGCCTGCTCCGTAGAAATAGAAAAACGGTCGAAGAATTCTCGACGCGATCCTCTCGAAATTTAACCGCGAACGTCCGAATTATTACCGATAGTTTTTCGATTTATCATCGATCTGGGTTAGGTATTACCAGCGATCGCGCGTAACAGCTTGTACCGCGTTTCACCACTTTCGTACACCCTGGAAAGAGAACCGGATTCTCGTTGGCCGACGCGGCGGTGGCACCTTTGTCCGACGTTGAAATCGTTTCGATCGTTCGAAAGCTCGAGAAATCGGTTCGAATCGGTTCTCGTCGTCGATTCGCTACGGATCGGTGCGATCGCGAATCGTGGATCGTAATTCCATCTCAGCTAGCCTATCTCCGGCGTTCTCATCCCTCGATGTATGAAACTTTCGATTTCAGCGTATTTCGCGCGAGgcaattacaatattataatcgtcGATTATGGTACCTTGGTACGCGAGCCCTGTCTATCGCAGATACAGTGGGGTCCAGATTTTTGTGCTCGATGTATTGCTCAATTGGTAAGGTACTTGAGGGATCATCCTCGCGGCACGAGCGTCGAGAATATACACGTGCTGGGATACAGCGTGGGTGCGCACATAGGCGGCCTCATCGCGAATTACTTGCCCGAGGACAAACTTGGAAGAATCACAGGTATCGTGCTCTCGGCGTCTGTTGCCTCTCGAAATTACGCGATTCGGCGTCTCTTCGAAATCGTTTCGTCGCGCGAAGCAATTTCGATCCGCGCGGACGCGCGCTCGACGTTTTAACCAACTTTCTCCTATGTTCCGGACAGGGCTGGATCCGACTATATTTTTTTACATGAACGGCAACCGGTCGATGGACTTGGACGAAACCGACGCGTACTTCGTCGACGTGATCCACACCGGTGCTGGCATTTTGGGCCAGTGGGGGCCGACCGGACACGCGGATTTTTACGTGAACGGAGGCTCGAGCCAACCCGGATGCGCGACGACCTCTTTGCTTCGTAAGCACGACCACTTTCCGCATCGTTCTCTCGCCGTCCGTCCGGTCGTTCGAAAGATCGTCCCCTTGCAATTACGTTACGCCGAGCGACGCTCGAGGAATTCGGAGGAAATGTCACTCGTCGAATGGCGCGACGACGATGGCGGCTCGATAACCGAGACTCGCGTCTTTCGGGACGGAGTTTCGGCGCTTATCGAGCAGCCGATCGTCGCCGTTCCGAACGAGTCGCGGGATCGATTCGAAACGAAATCAATGGTaaatgtttctttttcgcagAGACCTTGTCATGCGATCACACAAAGGTAACGCCTTATTACATAGAGTCGATCACGACAAAAGTAGGATTCTGGGCAGCTCCGTGCGGAAATCTTTTCTCCTACCTGATCGGATGGTGCAAACCGCGGCTGGAGGAATATATTCTGATGGGAGAAGACGCCCCTCATACGTAAGCCTCGCACATAAGACCTAATCGTTCCCGTTGCTCGTACGTTATTGTTTGCTCGTACGACGCGCGCGCCTTTAACGAATCTTCGAATATAAACCGATTCGATGACGTAGATATTACTTTAAAGAACGATACGATTGTGTTGAAATATTTTCAGAGCTCGAGGCATCTATTATCTGTCAACAAACGCGCAAAAACCGTACGCCCTCGGTCTTCCCGGAAAAAGCCAGCCAACGACAAATCGGAAGCGATCGTCCTACCACCAGTATTGAGCTTACTCAAGCAACTGATCAACATAATTATAGAGTAGTTTATCCGTAATCGATTTTAACCATTGTACGTTACGTTCGTCTCTCGTTGTTGCgctttgtacaatttttaattagtccTTACGTAATAAACTATTTTTTCTACGCAACCTTCCGTGAACTTTGCGTTTCATCGGTCACGACGCGTGCACGAACGCGCGTTAGTCCGTA from Megalopta genalis isolate 19385.01 chromosome 3, iyMegGena1_principal, whole genome shotgun sequence harbors:
- the LOC117218972 gene encoding phospholipase A1 member A; the encoded protein is MAVSVVRYLLLVLLASLQTLLRHHGASADTKTFKDLFNSSSCAQPPFECPHPQIEYYLYTRDTQKKPLRLDVRRFESLHYSRFNKSHPTKIIIHGFGGGRNLIPSPDLRKAYFARGNYNIIIVDYGTLVREPCLSQIQWGPDFCARCIAQLVRYLRDHPRGTSVENIHVLGYSVGAHIGGLIANYLPEDKLGRITGLDPTIFFYMNGNRSMDLDETDAYFVDVIHTGAGILGQWGPTGHADFYVNGGSSQPGCATTSLLQTLSCDHTKVTPYYIESITTKVGFWAAPCGNLFSYLIGWCKPRLEEYILMGEDAPHTARGIYYLSTNAQKPYALGLPGKSQPTTNRKRSSYHQY